CATAAAGTTCTGTTGCATCATCTGTGGGGGAGGCACCATCCCTGTCCGGCCCATGGTAGGAAGTGGGGGCATTCCAAGTGATCTTTGTGGGCCTGGAAGACTTGGTCCTGAACGGCCTGGGTGTTGTTCAATCATCATATTCTGAAGTCCCAGAAGGTGCATGTTGGTTGGGTGTGGTTTTGGTACCTGTGTACCCCCCTTAGGAAAGTACTGCAAAGTGCTGCTGGGTTTCTCTGAGGGCATGATCCTTGACAAGTCAAATTCTGGGATGCCAGTGGCTGTTGGACGAATGACCTCTCCCAAATCTGGGTCAGTAAGCACTGAAGGCAGAACAGGGCCATAAGGGTCTGACATTCTGTGGGGCAAACATGGCTGGGAGGTTGTGTCTTCTGTGTAATGGGGCTGCATGGAGCTGCCTCCCCCTCCTTGGTGCCCAGGCTGCAAGCGTGATGGGAAGACCAGCTGGTTGGAGGACATCATTTGTGTGCCAGGACCAGGGCAACAAGGATCTTGTGTAACTGAGGAAGTCAATAAAGGGTTTTGCATGGTGGACCCAATTGGTGGGTGCATTGGAGGCCCAGGGCCAGTGAGAAGAGATGGTGGTTGTTCATGTGAGAGAGTTGACTGTCCTGGGACGTTTATGTTCCCTATGGGGCTTTGTGAGGAGTTCAAGTTTAAGTGCAAAGACATAGGAGGATTCATCGTAGAGCCTGAAAGAGAGTGCACTAATGTCTTGTAAAATATCTCTGTCCATGGATAATGCACATCAAGATTCAATTAAATGCCAGCGATAACCTAGCACATTTGTACACACTGCATCTATTCTTCTCAGCAGTGCTATCTGTTCTCTTAGATAGGGAAGAATCTCCTACTGTATAACCATGTTGTCACTGCTGTACAAAGGCGGTCATCAACCGTCCATGTTTTCTCAAAACTTTTAGTTCTCCTGAATTCCCTACTTTTACAGTTTCCTCTTGCTGACTCTAAGGAGGTTATACAATAAGAGAAGCAATGTTTGCTCCAGGCCTAATTACCTAAAGAAACTACAGCAGGTGGCATTTAGTGGTCACCTATtcaaatacaaacacacatacatatttatgGTTGTAAATATTTCCACCTCTATTTCTTTTTTCCAACACCCACTTGTACTACCTCACCCTCTGCTTCCTTGGTAAAATGACACTACAGGGATTACCCTGGGCTTACCATGCTGATTTCCTGGCGGTAGCAGTACACGATCAGGGAGAAGCTCGTCATCAGAGGTGGCAATGGTTTTGATGGCATTGTGATACAGTGGAATAGAGCTGGGCATAGCATATTTGGACATCTGGGACATCATTAAGGACAAAGGATTTTGAGAAGGAAGTTCATCTGAATAAGCAAAACAGGCAAGTTAAGTGTACACTTTCACAGATTTTGAAATCCAATTCTAAACCTCACCatcaatgtatgttttttttgagGTTGAGCATTAAGTCATACACCTGTCATCTATGTAAATACCCAGAAAACAGATATTGCCAGTAATAACTGAATAAAAATTCATAGCCAGAAGCATATACTCAAAGGGGCTCGGTGTAAACATAGTTCTGACAATGATTTGTGGAATGTTCAAGGTAGCTTAGAAAGTGCTACGCTGCACCCGCATAGCCGGAAGGGTGGTGTCTGACGGCAGGACCGAGGCCAATACATTTGAACAGAACCAGAGCACACAGTTACTGATTTGTGACTCACCATATAATTACCGTCAGTATATTGGCGGTGTAAAGTACAGTAAAGGGTAACATATGCATAAAAGAGTAAAGTACACAATTCAAACccgtattttaaaatgtattgcagaGTCCAGCTCAGCCAACTGTGACCTTCCACCTGCAGCAAGAAAACTTTTTTACAGTAGGACAGAACAAAATCTCATGTTGCACAGCCAAGAATGAACTCCAGTTTACATAACTCTATCCCCCACatttaatataaggcactaagtttgcccaggagcagtaatcaatagcaaccaataagatgtttgcttttaaacaggtgaccagtaaatgctatctgctgattggttgctataggttactgcacctgggcaaattagagtcttttattacataaccccatataaGTATTAAATAACCTAGTATTCAGACAAAATCCATGATTTTAGTGCATCCCAAACACATAAAGAAGAGTGAAATACTAGCAAGGGCAAGTCAGATTTAAATCTGTTGAATATATTGGTTCAAAAAATGTGGCAACATGTTTggaaaaggtgaacagccctgcACCAAAATGTCAAATGTTATTTAGTAAATATATCAAGAAGGGTCCTAAGAATTTATACTGCTTGCTTTTAAATAAGTATAGGTATGTGTCCAGAGAATTGTGACTATATTGAATATAGTCATAGCTCAACTCAAGTCTTACCTTGATCCATTACACCAAGAGAAGCTGTAGCATTCAGGCCCATTGCCTGTTTGCTTGGTGGTACACCTGGACTGGATATGGTGGCTTTGGGTGATGCAGCCCACCCTGGAGAGGGGGCATTTATCTGGGGTGACTTTAGCCTTCCAGGAGATACATTAGGTGATCGTGCACTCATTGATGAGCCCAGCACCTGGGGTGATTTTAGAGAATCTGGAGGGTTGGGCAAAGGCAAGCAACCCATCTGATTTCCTGGAGTCAGGGGAGACTTAAGGTTGGATAAAGGGGAAGAAATAAGAGGAGAATGAACCTGCCCTTGGTGTGGGGATTTAATGTGGCTTATAACAGGAGATTCCATCTGGTTTGCATTTACTGTGAGTTCTGTAGTTCTACGCGTCAAATTCCTGCTGGTAGCCATGTGATCTAACCCAATATTTGATGGTGTACTACCAGGTGTGGAGGAAACTGGCATGTGGCTAAGCCTTGTAGTGCCCACCACTGGACCTTGCTCTGGTCCAAATATGTCCATACCGATCTCCTGCTGCATGCCAGGGTATGAACCTTGCCCTGGGGGaaaccctgcctgtccctgaggAAACTGTCCAGGAAGCATCTTCTGGGGTCCTCCAACCATGCCACTTCCATTTTGTGCCCGTGCTGTCCGCACTAAATCCTCTGATCCAATATCTCCCTGGGAATTCATTAAGTCTCCAACTCCCCTTATTTTTTGTGGCAAAAGCATTGGCTGTTGTGCTGCCATTTGTAGATTAAGGTTCATATTCATGTTCACACTCATGTTCATATTAAGATTTTCTCTTCCTCCAATTGTAGGGTCAATTTCCCTGCCTGTACCTGACTGACCAAGGGTAGGACTCAGCATTCCTCGAGATGCCCCAAATTCAATGTCCACAGCAGAACCTGTACCCATTGCTTCTCCAGGGAACATAGAGGGGTCACCTTGCCTGTGGGTTATCATCTCAATTCCCTGCCCACAAGGCATGGATAGCTGCCTTTGCATAACTCCTGTACGCTTCTCTATCAACTGTTGTTGCAGAAGTTCCTCACGAGCACGAGGGTTAAGTAACCTTTCCATTTCTCCTTGAATACCTCCAGGGTATGCCATTCCAATTTGTGCAAAATTACTTTGCCCTCCATCAACTGGTGGCATATCCTCAACCCAACGAGTTGGTCTTGACATGACTCCCACTGCATCCATAGGAATATTTTGCATGGCTCCATATCTGCCAGGGAAACGCGGCCCTTgaaatgaaattccgccactccgaAGCTGCATTGCTTCTTGGTTGTCCATGGGTACCTGTATTCTATTACCAGGCCACTGCTCTCCAGGTTTGTTGTGATAAGGTGGGGGTGGTCCCTGAAGAATCATTTCAGGTCCTGATCTTCCATGTATAGACATATGTtcctcttttctccttttttctgcaTAATATTCTTCCTGCAGTTTCCTCCATGCAACTTGCTCTGGAGTGAGGCTGTCATGACCCATGCGCTGCATCATTAGGCTCATCTGGTGCCCCATATTAGGACCAGTTTGGTTGCCTGCCAAATCTTGCTCCATTCCTGGACCCCCCAAGCTCTGTGTCTGTGTTATCATTGATTGTAAAGGCTCTTCATATTTCTTAATATGACTTGGAGTGTTGGCCGGTCCCTCGCCAGTGCTCGAGTTGTGCTTTGGGAAGGATTCATTGGCTGCACCACTTCGGAGAAGCAACCTTTCAATATCTCTAAGCGTCTGAAGAGAGCGTTCCCTATGCTCAAGTTGCTCTTTAGAGAGGCTGTCTGTGCCACTATCAACCTGGTTAGTGTCACCCAAAAGTGAATTATCTCCAGGTAAGGGAGCACTGGGTGACTGAGACAAGGGTGGCAATGGATTAGAGTGTCCACTAGCAAGATGATTACGGCCATTACCAAGTGGAGTTAACTCTTTGTTTGCTTCATCATTAATGATTTCCTGCGATACTAGTTTTGGAGGAGCTTGACTAGGAGCAGGAGAAGGATTTTTGGCTGTTTTTTGTACTGCAGACGTGGGAATGCTCGGTACAGGTATCGTTTCTTCAGGATCTTGAGTATTTAAAGGCTCTTGGGGAGAAACCTGAAAGATATATATAAGAAAGGAGAATATTAATATGGGAAAGGGACAGGACAGAATATGAAATATAGCACCATTGTTACAATATACAATCCAAAACAAAAGATGAatgaaaataaatcctgcccTAACAATCCTATTCCAATAAAcactggggtttatttatcaacactgtgcaaatatgcacatgggatgtaaccaattagtgattggcttttttcagccagctgccaaataaacaatgaatgcaacagtttgaatggttaccatgggttacagCCAAGGGGCAAATCTTCCCAATCTGAATAAATTAACCCCACTAGATTGCTATTTTATTTCATGCAAAATAGCTATTATTATCATTtaattatatagcgccaacatgttTTAAAGTGCTTTACAAAGATTATGCATCATTTATaccagttcctgccccagtggaatttGCAATCTAAGATCCTCAAAATATTCATGCAGATACAGGAACTAAACAACAAACCACTCCAAAGAAAGGCCTGTCTGAAATCAAGCCTAGGGCCAACCCGCATTTTATCCTTTGGGACCCGCTACTCAACCGAAGCGGACAGGGGCAAACAGGGAGTTTGAAGGAGTAAAACttgagatagatggatagatagataagatagatagataagaccTGTGACCCAAACTGGAACTGCCAACCTACACCTATACCCGTATACAAGCCCTACCAGCAACCCACAAGTTACCCTATTTTTGCAGACAACCCATGGAAAATGTCAGCTTATTTAATTTATACATACAGACTTTTATCAACGTAATAACATAGAAAGGAAAATGAGGTTATGAATTTATAGTATGAACAGTCATGTTATGGAATCCCCTACCTAAGGACAATTCATTGGTGTAGTACAAAACTGGAttggaaactttttaaaaatatgaaagaacATGTGTATTTATGTATAGTAAAAAATAGGCAGAATATTCAATTCAAAGCTGACCAGCTGGGTTTTTTTGTGCTGTCTTCATCAATTTCTGTAGGGTTTTAACAAGGCTAATAGACTTATAAACACAGCAGTCTTAATTCATGCAGCTAGCATACAAATCCAGAGCCATTTTCCTGTATCCAGATGGATCAAAGATTGccctatttgtatttatttaatttaaagtaatCAATTAAAAGTGACAGAATTCAATTTAGCAACATTTTCCAGTggctttttataagaaacatgaaaaattacatgggttgtttgcctttaaatgaacatttagtatgatgtagagagtaatattatgaaacaattttgatattggttttcatttattattttatctatttcattatcatttgtgtttttttgagttatttagctttttattcagaagctctccagtttgcaatttcagcaatcttgttgtaGCATCCAAATTAACCTAAAAAACAACACATCTATAGCCCTACagtgcatttgattttagatggtgtcagtgacccctatttgaaagcttgagTCAGAAgacaacaattcaaaaactataataaaaaaattaaggcccactgaaaagttgcttaaaattagccattctttaacatattgaaagttaacttaaaggtgaaccacccatttaaatgaGCAGCTCCCAAATTATGCGACTGGCCCCTTCAGGAAGACTCATAGCAGTAGCTGGAGCTGCTCAGATTGAGGTCCAGTTAGAAAAGGGTTTGTACAGAATGCTTATTTGTACTTCAAGATACAACTGGAGTCCCTGTCTGAAGGTCAGTTCATGTGAAATTTGAACTAAGCACTTActtcctagatattcttggaataatagctgaattactgtattttcttatgtctgtaaccttgttatgaaataCATGGGACCCAGAGCAAATCTGAAAGGTAGACAGGGACTCTGGCATCATCAGTGCGTGTAGTAAGCAGTGCCATACCTCATCCAGTTTTCTACGGGGCACATTTTGCTTGTGGTAGATGAGGATAGAGTCGGTATGTCCTTGTAAAACAGATTCTGCTGCTCTGAAAGGGAAATgattataaaatgtgtaatggTTTTAAATGAACAATCGCTATGAAGAggaaaaatagataaatagaatCTAACACATGAATTTGGTTTCCTTACCCCTCTGACACTAAGTGGCTACCActtacaaaaatatgtatatagtgAGTTATATGAGGTTTAAGCTGTATATTGTTTTATCTTCTCTGCCAATTCTTAGCTTAGAGCTAGCCATAATTTCAAAACACATGCTTCTCTTTGGTTACCCCTCCAATTGTATTTCCCTCCTGTTCATTGGTACCACTACTCACTTGTTTGCCAAGAATGTTGTGAAGACATAAACACTTTGTGATGGGGTTTTGGACGGACCTAAGGACCCTCCACCATCCCCACTTAGACTGGGGACAACTCTATGGGGGGTACTAGAAGAACTGGTATCGTTGATCCCAGGAAGAGAGGCAGATCCTGAACCTGGTAATGTTGGTGTAGACATCAAAGATTCACCTGTATTACAGTCTAATAAAGACAGGGAAGATGAAAAATTATACCAGGAAAGAGAGTGAACAACAGAGTAATATTACTTCCCAAGCAatggaacagtaaaaaaaaaaaaaagttgggggaaAGAACAAAATCTATAGGTGAATAAACAGCATTCATAGGAAGATTTGTGAAGGTTTACTCTGAAGAGGCAGGAAGTATggaaaacaatattcaaatagtGTCACTGGCAAAACAACTGTGAAGAAAGTAAGAATGAAAATAGAAAGGATTAACGATTAACATTAACtttagaacaatttttttttataaatgagaaaGAACAATAATGGAAGAGGAATgatgtgtaaaaataaagatttaatgaCATCAACAGAGGGCTGCACTACCACACCTGGTCAGCAGATGGAGGTGCTCTGCAATTAATCAGGGTACAAAACTGGGTAAAAAAGGAAGGCTGTGATCATTTCCAAGGTGTGGTTCTGGAAATATAGCTTATTTGTACTTAGTATTGAAGTACTTGGTCTCAAATGTGGCTACTGAGAATTGCTTTAATGTGTTGAAAGGGTCGGTTACAGCATGAAATCTTGATTATCTTTcaacaatttggatctccatactttgtctactaaaaagaaaattttattaaagggattgttcacctttacattaacttttagtatgatgtagaaagtgatattctgacacaatttgcaattggttttaattttttattattttagggttttaaattattaagctttttattcagcagctctcccatttgcaatttcagcaatctggttgccatggtctaaaataccctagcagccatgcattgatttgaataagagactggaatatgaataggtgaggcctgaatataaagatgagtaataaaaagtggcaataacaatatattttttgccttacagagcatttgtttttttgatgggggtcagtgacctcctacttgaaatctggaaaaagtcagaagaaaagggcaaataatttaaaaactataaaaaataaataataaataccaattgaaaacttgctcagaattgaccattctataacttactaaaagttaaattcaaggtgaaccacccctttaaataaatccaataggctagcAAGGATAAATGATATTCTAGTTAGGATCAAGTTAAAGCtaccattgttttattatttcagagaaaagtattttttaattatttgattaaaatgaaatctatgggagatggccttctcgtaattctgaggtatttggataatggatcccctaactgtataataataataataattattattattattataattgttgttattataattgttattataataattattattattattagtattattattaacttagtctgtggttttaaaaaatctgcattattgTTCAGAAATGTTTATGTTATAGCTTGCAGGACTTTTGGTGGAAGATGAATTCTACTAAAATCCCATTGTGTGGTTGAGCAAAGGCTTGCTCTCAGTCAAACCATATACGATACTTGCCCCTTACTTACTGTGGGTGACCACAAGGTTCTTTTCATCTTCCTCACTGTCTGCTCCTGAACACCACTCATCTCCACTATATGGCTGCTTTCGCTCAAGGACACAGCGTCGCTTACTACGGGAAGGTAACTCTCCTGAAAATGTATTAAGTGCAGTGGTTAAACATCTATTTCACAGGCCTCTGGACATACAGACTAAATTAacaggactaaaaaaaaaaaaagtgcaagccTGCTCATTACAGGGTTAAAGCAGCATCACTTGTGAGTAGATTAGTGCAACTGCATTGGGTGCCAAATGGTAACATGGCAAGATGGTATTTAGTATGCACTTGGGACTGACAAGTGTGAGGAGTACAAAGTATCTGACACTTTGGGAGTCCAATATAACCATTCAGACTTTACATTGTAGTACAGTTCAAGCACAGAAGATACAGAATGTGACATGAACCATTTAAAACCCCTGTAGAAGGGCTGAAGTATCtaaaggaaatgttttaaatactggtgtaaaaatatatagtgctgtgtagatAAGAAAATGAAGAAGGACTAATACTATATGTATGGGAAGAATGTGAGTCACATTGTTCACATTGTTTTATTTCACATTCTAGAATTTTAGTACAGGTACGTATCTCACCTTTGGGGTCTTGCTCCATAGGGGGAGGCCCTGTTTGTCCTTGCTCATCCACATCTCCAGCTGGCTCTCTTTGCCCTTTAGCCTGGTTGGATCCCTGACTCTGTCCACTTATCAGACCTACTCCACTCGGGGATACATGAGCAGCTTTCGGGCTAAGAAGCCCAGCCCCTTTGGTCCCCTGGTTCACATTTGGAGTCTGTGACTTTCCACCACTGCTAGAAATATTTCCATGATTGGCCAGTTTGCTTTCAGGGTGCATCGGACTGAGGGTAGCAAGATACGGTGACAGGGGAAGGTGTCAAAGAACCTAATGGACAAAACATAGTTCAACATAGGTCAtaagagaataaaataaataccaaGTAAAATGACTACAATGTAAATAAGATGGCTGAAGGTTGATCTGTGCAATTGACTATTATACAACCATCTTTTGAATACAATAGGGAACAAAGAGtgtccttcataaaataaaacatataatatagTTTACAAGTTCCACAAGGTGTTCACTGCTGGGGAAGTGAAAAACTGAGAAAGCCAGAAACATGAGTTTTCATATGCTGATACTGAATAATATAGAACATATATTAATATGATTTTTCATATGATGATCGACTGACTATATTTAAAGACATTAACCAAGATGTATACATTTGAATTCGATCAGCCTTCGTATGCACATACACAGCGTGTAACCTTGGAACATGAGGTATGGAAGACTTTATCATGAACAGCTCAAGTTTACTGTGGTGACTTCTTCTTAACAGGTTAATTGAGGCACAAATCTTTCTCTTCACaacatagggcaaattcactaacccctgaaaattcgctagcgacagcTTCACTCATATctcaacacttcgccaagcgtagattcgccaggacaacgctaattcactaaaatccgaagttgcgtccaggacaccgaacgctggcgaagttgcgctatcattactgcggcaagcaaagcaaagttgcgcagAGTTTCAAGCAGGGGGAAGCATCCGGGCCAGAGGAGATCACCGgtgtcccattggcccagtccaacactgaaaatATTACTTTGAAAATCTCATAACCATATTATACATACTATTTAAATTGCAGTTCATAGATTAGCCCTTAAACGTAACTTTAACATTGATTCATCcattaaaataaacaacatttttctcCTATTCACATGCTAAGCAAAGTAAAATGAAGGCATTCTGTAGGAAATATAAACAGGATATGTACAGGGACTTAGGGTTGGACAGTATATTTACCTTGGGCTACAGCCTTTGGGAAATGTGTGACCAGACTGTCCTTGATAAAATAACAGTGTATAATATGTGCTGAGATCAGTTACTATTTAGTTACATTTAGTAAATAATATTTTGATGTTGGTGAGGGCATCTTCATCCATAACTGTTGTTTTGCATGAGTAAAGAAAATGAATTCTTAGCGTCTGtccaatatacatgaattaaaaattctcaATGTTTTACATATGTATTGATGGTTTGGAATTTGGCCTTTTCTGGTAGGATTTATCAGAAGTCAATGCCTGTCTGAGCTAAATCTCAAGCCtaaacactatggggtatatttatcaaagagtaaagttagagatcgccacaatcctctaaagtgaaattccgccgctctacatttatttctatgggattgtcacggccggcacccaataccagaacaagtgccaaggaccctggtctcggctcggcttcaccagtagtgtgaccacctttgggcttcgggaggagccctcagcttaattagGTGCcccctggacttaacgaggggtacaaggcgaggtgttctggcaggcaaaggggcacgaccggatagcaagagtctttgggcagaaggtcaaggacaaggcgtctggtggaaacggaaacaggacagaccggatcaggacaggcagataacagaattgtcaggcaggcaaggggtcaaaaccaggtaatcagaccgaatggatcaggcagaaggagtggttgttaggcaggcaaaggttcaaaaccgggtaatcagacaaacaggatcaggcaggctcggtagtcaataaacaggcaggatcaggattcagaggtcagaatagtcaggaacaggctgggtcaaacacagaaagaacagtcaggatagcaaattcaggaacaggtagcacaaggctcaggaaaccacaggataagatcctataacgggcactggctacaggtctgaatgggccttaaatagggtcccaattcgtgccaaaacgtgcgcaatttcgcgccattgcgcctTTAAGCGACACGCAGGCGTGTGTGCCCTAGTAATCCACGATGGCACCGGCAAATGACAGGTGCGGctcagcgggcgtccacgccaaggacgtgGCTTGGACCCccctgcccactagaccaccagggtaggtttcttacagggattttgaaaggagtatttatcaaaggacgcaCTTTTACCCAatgataaatactgttttaaaaatcccataggaatgaatggagagtggcgggattTCACAAACAAGggaattgcacatttttttctgggAACTGTGTGTGCTGTTCTTTTTTAGCCCCTGCTAgggttaggatttggttcggctgaatccttaaTGAAAGATTTGGCATCGACCTGAATCCCAAGATGGATTTGGTGCAGCCctattaatattatttgtaaatgtagttgctattAAAAGTACCGATAATATATGTTCATAAATTCTGTACCACACTCCTTAAACAGTCAGCTGATTAACTGAATCTTTTAACATTGTTTTAGGTCCATAgagcagaaagggataaacaaatactgcattcaagtgcaattacatttacaaaaacattaaaaacccatTGGAAgatatttaatgaatgtatattggaaaatggcTTACAAGTACAAGCCATATGAAGTATTTGCAAGACATACAGAAAGGGCAAACAGCACACTAGTCATAACAGATATCCTTTACAATGTGTGACAAAGACATTTTATTTGGCAAACCTTTGTAATATGGCAGAAAACATTAATGCAAAGCTTATAGTCAATAAGGCATTAAACAGTAATTTTCCTTcgatttgtttattttattgttaaagtgatactgacactacaaagtttcttttcaaaatattaat
This sequence is a window from Xenopus laevis strain J_2021 chromosome 7S, Xenopus_laevis_v10.1, whole genome shotgun sequence. Protein-coding genes within it:
- the bcl9l.S gene encoding B-cell CLL/lymphoma 9-like protein produces the protein MHPESKLANHGNISSSGGKSQTPNVNQGTKGAGLLSPKAAHVSPSGVGLISGQSQGSNQAKGQREPAGDVDEQGQTGPPPMEQDPKGELPSRSKRRCVLERKQPYSGDEWCSGADSEEDEKNLVVTHNCNTGESLMSTPTLPGSGSASLPGINDTSSSSTPHRVVPSLSGDGGGSLGPSKTPSQSVYVFTTFLANKAAESVLQGHTDSILIYHKQNVPRRKLDEVSPQEPLNTQDPEETIPVPSIPTSAVQKTAKNPSPAPSQAPPKLVSQEIINDEANKELTPLGNGRNHLASGHSNPLPPLSQSPSAPLPGDNSLLGDTNQVDSGTDSLSKEQLEHRERSLQTLRDIERLLLRSGAANESFPKHNSSTGEGPANTPSHIKKYEEPLQSMITQTQSLGGPGMEQDLAGNQTGPNMGHQMSLMMQRMGHDSLTPEQVAWRKLQEEYYAEKRRKEEHMSIHGRSGPEMILQGPPPPYHNKPGEQWPGNRIQVPMDNQEAMQLRSGGISFQGPRFPGRYGAMQNIPMDAVGVMSRPTRWVEDMPPVDGGQSNFAQIGMAYPGGIQGEMERLLNPRAREELLQQQLIEKRTGVMQRQLSMPCGQGIEMITHRQGDPSMFPGEAMGTGSAVDIEFGASRGMLSPTLGQSGTGREIDPTIGGRENLNMNMSVNMNMNLNLQMAAQQPMLLPQKIRGVGDLMNSQGDIGSEDLVRTARAQNGSGMVGGPQKMLPGQFPQGQAGFPPGQGSYPGMQQEIGMDIFGPEQGPVVGTTRLSHMPVSSTPGSTPSNIGLDHMATSRNLTRRTTELTVNANQMESPVISHIKSPHQGQVHSPLISSPLSNLKSPLTPGNQMGCLPLPNPPDSLKSPQVLGSSMSARSPNVSPGRLKSPQINAPSPGWAASPKATISSPGVPPSKQAMGLNATASLGVMDQDELPSQNPLSLMMSQMSKYAMPSSIPLYHNAIKTIATSDDELLPDRVLLPPGNQHGSTMNPPMSLHLNLNSSQSPIGNINVPGQSTLSHEQPPSLLTGPGPPMHPPIGSTMQNPLLTSSVTQDPCCPGPGTQMMSSNQLVFPSRLQPGHQGGGGSSMQPHYTEDTTSQPCLPHRMSDPYGPVLPSVLTDPDLGEVIRPTATGIPEFDLSRIMPSEKPSSTLQYFPKGGTQVPKPHPTNMHLLGLQNMMIEQHPGRSGPSLPGPQRSLGMPPLPTMGRTGMVPPPQMMQQNFMMMKQRSVSGEMYLQGAPMLSPQGPLGGHLPGQQSMLVGHQMRQRSVSLDTYITGPGHLPF